One window of the Salvia splendens isolate huo1 chromosome 1, SspV2, whole genome shotgun sequence genome contains the following:
- the LOC121751809 gene encoding uncharacterized protein LOC121751809 produces MSPYQLVFGKSCHFPFEMEYRSYWAIKKLNKDFQKAGEERRLFLNEMDEFQMEAYDCSSTYKERMKAYHDRMISPRELTLGDVVLLHNSRLSLFPEKKSKWTGPYMIKKIYDIETVELLAPDGMLFQANCHRVKKYYSPDKVVEDEVALEEPPKE; encoded by the coding sequence ATGTCTCCTTATCAATTAGTTTTTGGAAAATCATGTCATTTTCCTTTTGAGATGGAGTATAGGTCTTATTGGGCGATAAAGAAGTTGAATAAAGATTTCCAAAAGGCCGGGGAGGAAAGGCGTCTGTTTCTCAATGAGATGGATGAATTTCAAATGGAAGCCTATGATTGCTCATCTACTTACAAAGAAAGGATGAAGGCTTACCATGATAGGATGATTAGTCCACGAGAGCTCACCTTGGGGGATGTAGTTTTGTTGCACAATTCGAGACTCTCTCTTTTCCCAGAAAAGAAGTCCAAATGGACCGGTCCGTACATGATCAAGAAAATCTATGATATTGAGACGGTCGAGTTGCTAGCTCCAGATGGGATGTTGTTTCAAGCCAATTGCCACCGTGTGAAGAAATACTATAGTCCGGACAAGGTGGTGGAAGATGAAGTAGCACTAGAAGAACCACCCAAGGAGTAA